The sequence TACGCTGGGGTATGCGGTAGTGCCCCTAATGTCACAGCAGGGATATGCCCCCTGTGTTCCGGCTGCTGCACCCCCGCTCATTACGGTCGTTCAAATGGTTGCCCAAGTGCTGCTGGGGCAGTTGCCCGCAACCGATAAACGATGACCAGCAATGGACGTTGCCAGACAGAAGGTAGCGTTGCAATCCAGCGTGCCACTGTTGGTGACGAAGCTAGATTCACCAGGGCCAGTACCAGAATCATGAAAACGAATGGCGCCACCTGGATCATCTGCGTAGGGATCCCAGGCAACGCACTCTGCGAGCGAGTAGCGACAATCTCAAGCGCTGCGAAGAGGTAACAACCGAGTGCAACTCGCAATGGTCGCCAACCCCCGAAGATAACAATTGCCAACACAATCCAGCCCGAACCAAGCGTATGGCGATAGCTCCATCCCTGCTTGAGGTCGAGTGAAAAAGCAGCACCGGCAATCCCAACCAGTGCTCCGCCAAGGATCAGCATCGCGTAGCGCCAGCGGGTAACATCAATCCCACGCGCATACACTGCTGCTGGTCGTTCGCCCAATGCCCGAACGATCAGACCCAACCGCGTGCTGTAGAGCAGGTATGCAGTTGCAGGAACGAGAAGAAAACTGGCGTAGATCACCGGATCGTGCCGAA comes from Chloroflexus sp. Y-396-1 and encodes:
- a CDS encoding ABC transporter permease codes for the protein MEQLWIDIAAVLAAAAPLVIAAMGETLSERAGVINLSLDGTMLLAAMTGFAVALTTQNLILGFAAAALVGALVAAVLGVFSLTLGQSQTAVGFVLALLCTDLSSFLGAPFVRLPGPAVPFMPIPGLADLPILGPILFRHDPVIYASFLLVPATAYLLYSTRLGLIVRALGERPAAVYARGIDVTRWRYAMLILGGALVGIAGAAFSLDLKQGWSYRHTLGSGWIVLAIVIFGGWRPLRVALGCYLFAALEIVATRSQSALPGIPTQMIQVAPFVFMILVLALVNLASSPTVARWIATLPSVWQRPLLVIVYRLRATAPAALGQPFERP